A genomic window from Ruminiclostridium cellulolyticum H10 includes:
- a CDS encoding ABC transporter substrate-binding protein: MFKKVIASVLTGVMVLGMAACGNTESGDSTASASSSAASSSSVASTSSPAATSTDFTKASGTVVMWNWENQDQLKTAIADFNTRYPNVKVESVPVASADYVKKIQTAVAAKTALPDVIRGEVGFRGTLFDMDICEDLSQAPYNFDKTKLAEKSLPLVTNDKGQVLGAPTQFNPSGIAYRRSMTKKLFNTDDPKELADKFKTWEDVIAAFQNAKIDGKKVYAFRSVRDIFHIVDGYNPQNPIQDGTIKFNEVYLPTFQVIEKMWKAGVINKYDMWTPAWNASFAKSEDVFAAAAPWFLKYVIEPNDEKGKGDWGVTVAPGGMFNWGGTALSIWKDSKVKDAAWGYIADQILNENGVKNSFTTGMNITPVKEFIDKPGFFSQKEEYWGGQDVGQFYMDNMDAVKVKSLGKYDNFLENNFVKGLLEIKKGKTAQEAVDFMIADMKKNVPELK; the protein is encoded by the coding sequence ATGTTTAAAAAGGTAATAGCTTCTGTTTTAACAGGCGTTATGGTACTGGGAATGGCTGCTTGTGGAAACACAGAGTCAGGTGACAGTACTGCTTCTGCATCAAGCTCAGCAGCTAGCAGTAGTTCAGTAGCATCTACTTCTTCACCAGCTGCTACATCAACAGACTTTACAAAGGCTTCTGGAACGGTAGTAATGTGGAACTGGGAAAATCAGGATCAGCTTAAGACAGCAATAGCTGATTTTAATACCAGATATCCAAATGTTAAGGTTGAATCAGTACCAGTTGCAAGTGCAGACTATGTTAAGAAAATACAGACTGCAGTTGCAGCAAAAACAGCTTTACCAGATGTAATCAGAGGAGAAGTTGGTTTCAGAGGAACCCTCTTTGACATGGATATTTGTGAAGATCTTTCACAAGCTCCATACAACTTTGACAAGACAAAGTTAGCTGAAAAGTCATTACCTCTTGTTACAAATGACAAGGGACAGGTATTAGGAGCTCCAACACAGTTCAACCCATCAGGTATTGCATATAGAAGAAGCATGACAAAGAAATTATTCAATACTGATGATCCGAAAGAATTGGCAGACAAGTTTAAGACTTGGGAGGATGTAATCGCTGCCTTCCAGAATGCTAAGATAGATGGCAAGAAGGTTTACGCATTCAGATCAGTAAGAGATATATTCCACATAGTTGATGGATATAATCCTCAAAACCCAATTCAAGATGGAACAATCAAGTTTAACGAAGTATATCTTCCTACTTTCCAAGTTATAGAAAAGATGTGGAAGGCTGGCGTTATCAACAAATATGACATGTGGACTCCTGCATGGAATGCATCATTCGCAAAGAGCGAGGATGTATTTGCAGCAGCAGCACCTTGGTTCCTCAAGTACGTTATAGAACCAAACGATGAAAAGGGTAAAGGTGACTGGGGAGTAACAGTAGCTCCGGGCGGAATGTTCAACTGGGGTGGTACTGCATTGTCAATCTGGAAGGATTCAAAGGTTAAGGATGCAGCGTGGGGATACATTGCTGACCAGATACTTAATGAAAACGGTGTTAAGAACTCATTTACAACTGGTATGAATATTACTCCTGTTAAAGAATTCATTGATAAACCAGGTTTCTTCAGCCAAAAAGAAGAATACTGGGGCGGACAGGATGTAGGACAATTCTACATGGATAACATGGATGCAGTTAAAGTTAAATCACTCGGTAAATATGACAATTTCCTTGAAAATAATTTCGTAAAAGGATTACTGGAAATCAAAAAAGGAAAGACAGCTCAAGAAGCAGTTGATTTCATGATTGCTGATATGAAGAAAAATGTTCCTGAATTGAAGTAA
- a CDS encoding response regulator transcription factor: MYKVLIIDDESIIRKGIKNIINWKQLDCEVCADASDGIEGIELIKKYVPEVIITDIRMPGMDGLEMIKNVKEIVPNSKIIILTGYRDFDYVQKAIKCGAYDFLLKPSKIEELTSVLTNAVRELDEQKNKYNEIERFRMLFEQNIPVLREKLLYDIIYGINTSENEIYEKMKLFDISIKNFVLVVMENDYNDKSNSSLYDKHLYQFGIVKSFEEIFAENYEVLSIMLNSNRVGFIIQKSDNLPLDIEKVSEKCAYLQEVINSGFGFTVTIAVSSNGKEALELPEKLKECLGSLEYKSYMGDNSIIQYSDLNSFFRYEDYSILDKYQKQLIENIKSGNELGVKENTKLISDYLTNNNINIHYMRNFYYTTLSSINNIRISVSSVDTEKKYSEGEDIASLIKLIEKTDKAEELNSLLEEVAVRIASKVNSFNNKSIKLILRKAIDYIQEHYNEQVTLNEVAENIYVSTFYISRMFKKELGKSFVDYLNDVRIDKAKELLKDVRYKTYEVAEKVGISDPHYFSKLFKKYSGMTPSEYRDSCY; encoded by the coding sequence ATGTACAAGGTTCTAATAATTGATGATGAATCTATTATACGAAAAGGCATTAAGAATATTATTAATTGGAAACAGCTTGATTGTGAGGTTTGTGCAGATGCCAGTGACGGCATTGAAGGAATTGAGCTAATAAAGAAATATGTACCTGAAGTAATTATAACTGACATTCGTATGCCTGGAATGGATGGTCTTGAAATGATCAAGAACGTAAAGGAAATTGTCCCTAACTCAAAAATCATCATACTGACGGGTTACAGGGATTTTGACTATGTGCAGAAGGCTATTAAATGCGGGGCATATGATTTCCTCCTGAAACCCTCAAAAATTGAAGAACTGACTTCTGTGCTGACTAATGCAGTCAGGGAATTAGATGAACAGAAGAACAAGTATAATGAGATAGAACGGTTCAGGATGCTTTTTGAACAAAATATTCCCGTACTTAGAGAAAAGCTGCTTTATGATATTATATACGGAATTAACACAAGTGAAAATGAAATATACGAAAAAATGAAGCTGTTTGATATATCAATAAAAAATTTTGTTCTGGTTGTAATGGAAAACGACTACAACGATAAATCAAACAGTTCGTTATACGATAAACACCTTTACCAATTCGGTATTGTAAAATCCTTTGAAGAAATCTTTGCAGAGAATTATGAAGTTTTAAGCATTATGCTCAACAGTAACAGAGTAGGTTTTATAATACAGAAATCTGATAATTTACCTTTGGATATTGAGAAGGTAAGTGAAAAATGTGCTTACCTTCAAGAGGTTATTAATAGCGGATTTGGTTTTACTGTTACAATAGCTGTCAGTTCAAACGGAAAAGAAGCTCTGGAGCTTCCAGAAAAATTAAAGGAGTGTCTGGGCTCATTGGAATATAAGAGTTATATGGGAGACAACTCTATAATTCAATACAGTGATCTGAACTCATTTTTCAGATATGAAGATTACTCAATACTGGACAAGTATCAAAAACAGCTTATTGAAAATATAAAATCAGGGAATGAGCTTGGAGTAAAGGAAAATACAAAGCTTATATCTGATTATCTGACAAACAACAATATAAATATACATTATATGCGGAATTTTTATTATACAACGTTGTCTTCAATAAATAACATAAGAATATCGGTTTCGTCGGTAGATACGGAGAAGAAATATTCAGAAGGTGAGGATATAGCAAGCCTCATAAAGCTTATAGAAAAAACCGATAAGGCAGAAGAACTTAATTCACTATTGGAAGAAGTAGCCGTGAGAATCGCATCCAAGGTTAACAGCTTCAACAATAAGAGCATAAAGCTCATATTACGTAAAGCTATAGATTATATACAAGAACATTACAATGAACAGGTAACACTTAACGAAGTAGCAGAAAACATATATGTTAGTACCTTTTATATTAGCAGAATGTTCAAAAAAGAACTTGGAAAAAGCTTTGTAGATTACCTTAACGATGTGAGAATTGATAAGGCAAAAGAACTTCTAAAGGATGTAAGGTATAAAACCTACGAAGTTGCAGAGAAGGTTGGTATTTCTGATCCTCACTATTTTTCAAAGTTATTCAAGAAGTATTCAGGCATGACGCCCTCGGAATACAGAGATAGTTGTTATTAA